TGCCTCAACGACGCGCTCCCGCCCCGCCCCCTCGTCGCCGAAGACGCGCCCGCCTCCGTGGCGGTGTGGAGCCGAGCGAAGGCGTGGCTCAACGTCCACTCGCGGCTGTACCGGCTGGCGAAGGACGCCGCGCTCGACCGGCCGGCGCTCTACTTCGAGCACGACCGCCGGCTCTACGAGCCGCTGGCGGACGCGTCCTCGGGCCGGCCCGAAGCGCCGGTCGACCGGGCGCTCGGCCAGCTCTGGGCGATGCGGGACACCCTCGACGCTTGGGGCATCCCGTTCGACGTGGTCGTGGCGCCGTACGAGCCCCAGCTCCGACCCGGCAGTCGGGCGCCGCAGCTCGCGCTCGTCCCGGTCCTCGACTCGCGCGGCGTCCCGACGCTCGACCTCCTCGACGCCTTCGCCGAGGCAGCCGAGGACGACCCATCGGCGCTGTACCTGTGGTCCGACGGGATCCACTTCTCGAGCCGCGGCCACGCCGTCGCCGCGCGCGCCGTCGCCGAGTGGGACCCACGGCCCTAACGGAGGGCGGTCGTTGTAGGTTGGCTCCGTTTCGTCCGTCGATCCATGCGCATCGCTGCCCTGGTCCTGTTCGCCCTCGCGGCGCTCCCGGCCGCTGGCCAGAGCTACTTCCCGCTCGGCGACGACGACCAGTGGGAGTACGGCTACGTCCTCGACCCACCGTTCTCGGACCCCGACACGATCCGCTACGAGCGCCGGGTGGCGGAGCGCGTGGTGGTCTCGGACACCGCGTACGCTGTGATCGACCTCCCCGCCCTCCCGACGGACACCTTCCGCGTCGACCCTGAGGGCCGCGTGTGGGGGCGGTGGTATGGCCGCGACGCCCTCTTCCTCGACGTTTCCCGCTCCGACGGCGAGAGGTACGAGTTGCCCGAGTCCGACGGCTTCGCGTACGTCGTGACGGTCCGCCGCCCCGTGTCCGTCACAGTCCCGGCCGGGTCTTTCGAGGACGCGGTCGAGTTCTCGTTCGACATCCCGGACGTGTTCGACGACGAGTTCACTGTGCTGCTGGCGCCTGGCGTCGGTGTGGTCTCCGGATTCTCGCTCTACAACAACATGGGGGACCTGTTCGCCGCGACGGTCGACGGCCAGAGGGTCACGTCGTCCGAGCTCGGCCCATCGGAGACCGACGTCAGGGCCTTTCCCAACCCGTTCCGCCGGTCGCTGACGGTGACGCTGCCGGCGGGAATGTGGCACCACACGGTGGTCCTCGACGCGCGGGGCCGGGCGGTCGCGACGCTCGACGCGAGCCGCTGCGGGCCGGGGAGCTGCGCGCTCCGGTGGGACGGGGCGGGCCACCCGCCCGGGATGTACGTCGTCCACGCCGAGGGCGCGGCGCGGACGGTGGCCGTGCCCGTCGTCCTCACCCGCTAGCCCCGCCTCGACGCCGAGGTGGGCCCCGTAGGCGCTTGGGCTCTACTCCACCCGCGTCAGT
This sequence is a window from Rubrivirga marina. Protein-coding genes within it:
- a CDS encoding SGNH/GDSL hydrolase family protein, producing MSLGRLARVVAINAVGVASLLLILEGAVRWLRPDIQPAGTEASVLLDDAFLDAEGATVGLRPGAEGVANGAPVRVDAEGFHVYAGNRAVPDSAGTWLWLGDSVLFGVGVPADSTLAGRLALRQDTARVLNPGVIGWGPADYRRRLDAALAEGLRPARVTVLWCLNDALPPRPLVAEDAPASVAVWSRAKAWLNVHSRLYRLAKDAALDRPALYFEHDRRLYEPLADASSGRPEAPVDRALGQLWAMRDTLDAWGIPFDVVVAPYEPQLRPGSRAPQLALVPVLDSRGVPTLDLLDAFAEAAEDDPSALYLWSDGIHFSSRGHAVAARAVAEWDPRP